From Candidatus Abyssobacteria bacterium SURF_5, one genomic window encodes:
- a CDS encoding ABC transporter ATP-binding protein: MIRLENLSFRLGRFSLSDVTLNISNGEFFVLLGPSGAGKTTLLETIAGLSPATSGRIILDHCDMEDLPPEKRPIAYVPQDASLFPHLNVKDNILFGARARGIPSKNWQPLLEELVQSLQVEHLMERNVSNLSGGERRRVSLARALVTSPRILLLDEPFNGLDPPIRRELQILLKRLQRRLKGTFLHVTHDREEAFILADVVAVLIDGRLEQVAKRNRVYFHPATLKVARFTGMENILPAEVVAANPPKSSFVARWSSQDLLVACETDVPQVDDSVFLGVRAEEVMLVKPDQPIRAGRDFNIIEGAVSEVVEKSATHTIVLNGTTNSSLVLELPNFLYRRYEFAPGRPVRVRIRPDKFCVIRKAGV, translated from the coding sequence ATGATCAGACTCGAAAATCTTTCCTTCAGGCTAGGCCGCTTCAGTTTGTCGGACGTAACACTCAACATTTCCAACGGCGAATTCTTTGTCCTGCTCGGCCCGTCGGGAGCAGGCAAGACCACTTTGTTGGAGACCATTGCCGGGTTGAGCCCGGCAACAAGCGGGCGCATCATCCTCGACCATTGCGATATGGAAGACCTGCCGCCTGAGAAGCGGCCAATTGCTTACGTCCCGCAAGATGCCTCCCTCTTTCCCCACTTGAATGTGAAAGACAACATACTCTTCGGCGCCCGCGCCCGCGGAATCCCATCAAAGAACTGGCAGCCGCTGCTCGAAGAGTTGGTGCAATCACTGCAAGTTGAACATTTGATGGAACGCAACGTATCGAATCTGAGCGGCGGCGAACGCCGGCGCGTCTCTTTGGCGCGCGCATTGGTCACCTCGCCCCGCATTCTCCTGCTGGACGAACCCTTCAACGGCCTCGATCCGCCCATCCGCCGGGAGCTCCAGATACTGCTGAAACGCCTGCAGCGGCGCCTCAAGGGGACTTTCCTGCACGTGACTCACGATCGGGAAGAGGCGTTCATCCTCGCCGATGTCGTGGCGGTCTTAATTGACGGCAGGCTCGAACAGGTGGCAAAGCGCAACCGCGTCTATTTTCATCCCGCGACTCTAAAGGTCGCGCGATTCACCGGAATGGAGAATATTCTGCCGGCAGAAGTGGTCGCGGCTAATCCACCGAAATCAAGCTTTGTCGCCAGATGGTCGTCACAAGACCTTCTGGTGGCATGCGAAACCGATGTGCCGCAGGTCGACGATTCGGTTTTTCTCGGAGTTCGCGCCGAAGAAGTGATGCTCGTCAAGCCGGATCAACCGATCCGCGCCGGCCGCGATTTCAATATCATTGAAGGCGCGGTGTCAGAGGTAGTCGAGAAAAGCGCGACTCACACAATAGTATTGAACGGAACAACGAACTCGTCTTTGGTACTTGAACTTCCCAATTTCCTCTATCGTCGATACGAGTTTGCGCCCGGCCGGCCGGTACGGGTCCGGATCCGGCCGGATAAGTTCTGCGTTATCCGCAAGGCTGGCGTTTAG
- the rsxC gene encoding electron transport complex subunit RsxC — protein sequence MLKSVSRTFRGGIHPPTEKQHTEKKPIEVMPPPERVFIPLRQHTGAPARAIVKAGDHVKAGQAVGKGPGFVTTIMHASISGEVVSIKQRNHPVFRHCETIEIKSDGKDEWIFGTAHPRGQADQLPPEDIKRIVTESGIVGLGGAAFPTHVKLSPPPEKKISLYILNGAECEPFLTADDRVMQERTEDIVLGLRLMMRAVGVARAIIAVEANKPDSLKVLKAAVSRFSEIEVVKLQTKYPQGSEKQLIRVVTGREIPRGGLPMDVGVAINNVGTALAVAEAVCDGKPLIERALTVTGSAIAQPKNLKVRLGALFKDVIEHCGGFSAPPVKILMGGPMMGIAQYTTEVPVIKGTSGIVALAAESLNIVESQTCIRCGRCVNACPMYLIPSVLGILCERHKFEEAKAMGLMDCVECGCCTYVCPAGRPMVHMFKFGKMELFKQAQKKREKEAK from the coding sequence ATGTTGAAGAGTGTTTCAAGAACGTTTCGCGGCGGGATTCACCCTCCCACCGAAAAGCAGCACACGGAAAAAAAGCCGATTGAAGTGATGCCCCCGCCCGAGCGGGTGTTTATCCCGCTGAGGCAGCACACGGGCGCGCCGGCCCGCGCAATCGTGAAGGCAGGCGACCATGTGAAGGCAGGTCAGGCGGTCGGTAAAGGCCCCGGGTTTGTTACGACAATAATGCACGCCTCGATTTCCGGAGAGGTGGTCTCAATCAAACAGAGAAATCACCCGGTATTCAGGCATTGCGAGACAATCGAGATCAAGTCTGACGGCAAAGACGAGTGGATCTTTGGGACGGCCCATCCACGCGGGCAGGCGGATCAACTTCCTCCTGAAGATATCAAGAGAATCGTCACCGAGAGCGGCATCGTGGGGCTCGGGGGAGCTGCATTTCCCACGCATGTCAAGTTGTCGCCGCCACCCGAAAAAAAGATCAGCCTCTACATCCTGAACGGAGCCGAATGCGAGCCCTTTCTCACCGCCGACGACCGCGTCATGCAGGAACGCACTGAGGATATTGTCCTCGGATTGCGCCTGATGATGCGCGCTGTGGGCGTCGCACGCGCGATCATTGCCGTGGAGGCGAACAAGCCGGATTCGTTGAAAGTTCTTAAAGCCGCGGTATCGCGTTTCTCCGAGATCGAGGTCGTAAAACTGCAGACGAAATATCCGCAGGGCTCGGAAAAACAGTTGATCCGGGTCGTTACCGGGCGCGAAATTCCCAGGGGCGGCCTGCCGATGGACGTCGGCGTCGCTATCAATAATGTCGGGACCGCCCTGGCCGTTGCGGAGGCCGTCTGCGATGGCAAGCCGTTGATAGAGCGAGCGTTAACCGTTACCGGCTCAGCCATAGCGCAGCCGAAAAACCTTAAAGTACGTCTCGGCGCCCTCTTCAAGGATGTGATCGAACATTGCGGCGGGTTTTCCGCTCCGCCGGTAAAGATTCTGATGGGCGGTCCGATGATGGGCATTGCGCAATATACGACCGAGGTGCCGGTTATTAAAGGAACCTCAGGAATTGTCGCGCTGGCCGCGGAAAGCCTGAACATAGTCGAATCGCAGACCTGCATCCGGTGCGGGCGCTGCGTGAATGCCTGTCCAATGTATCTGATTCCTTCGGTGCTTGGCATTCTCTGCGAGCGGCACAAATTCGAGGAAGCCAAAGCAATGGGACTCATGGACTGCGTCGAGTGCGGTTGCTGCACCTACGTGTGCCCCGCCGGGCGCCCCATGGTGCATATGTTCAAATTCGGGAAAATGGAGCTCTTTAAGCAAGCGCAGAAAAAACGCGAGAAAGAGGCAAAGTGA
- a CDS encoding TolC family protein — protein MGIYQKANNNYFLVLVAAFMLSLSSGSFAQEVVQQPLTLEESIRNAFASNPDVTVAQERIEQARAAVKQAQAGFYPKLSISENFARTDYAPMVFTYQLAQGNLSGESPAAPPPGFDPFASFNDPDPLSNWNTQLLLRWPLFQGGRTVYSTRAAVDQVEASEAQLISVYNELAYAVSAAFYSILQAEQSIQIAEESARQIRQQLDVATARFENEVALKSDVLRVAVRLAEAENQLVIARHNLERAKSQLNLAMGRNVNTPVVLAPLEAPPPAETLPLEVLMERAKETRPDITAAEHNVLALEQLIGAAKADYYPQVNAFAHYDVDTEDFSDTSDSWMVGVGVSLSLFDGFLTRSNVQQRRAQLREAQAQRDKLVLHVENDVKSAYLARSEALLRLDVLQEIIAEAEENLRIVSERYSEGMALVTDLLDAEVALTNARLQRLAAQYQYRIAAAALERAIGGFAAGGI, from the coding sequence ATGGGCATTTACCAAAAAGCTAATAATAACTATTTTCTTGTTCTTGTTGCCGCATTTATGCTGTCGTTGAGTTCCGGTTCTTTTGCGCAGGAGGTAGTGCAGCAACCCCTAACCCTTGAAGAAAGCATCCGCAACGCGTTTGCTTCGAATCCGGACGTGACCGTTGCGCAGGAAAGAATCGAGCAGGCGCGAGCCGCGGTTAAGCAGGCGCAGGCGGGTTTCTATCCGAAGCTTTCCATATCTGAGAATTTTGCCCGCACCGATTACGCGCCGATGGTCTTCACGTATCAGCTTGCGCAAGGGAACCTGTCGGGAGAATCCCCAGCCGCGCCGCCGCCCGGCTTCGACCCTTTCGCATCGTTCAATGACCCCGACCCGCTCAGCAACTGGAACACCCAACTCCTCTTGCGGTGGCCGCTCTTTCAAGGCGGCAGAACAGTGTATTCCACCCGGGCCGCCGTCGACCAGGTGGAGGCGTCGGAGGCGCAGTTAATTTCCGTGTACAACGAACTGGCCTATGCCGTCTCAGCCGCATTCTATTCCATCCTGCAAGCGGAACAATCGATTCAGATCGCTGAAGAATCAGCCCGCCAGATCCGGCAGCAACTCGATGTCGCAACCGCGCGGTTTGAAAACGAGGTCGCGCTCAAGTCCGATGTCCTGCGCGTGGCGGTGAGGCTTGCAGAGGCGGAGAATCAGTTGGTCATCGCGCGCCACAATCTCGAACGCGCAAAATCCCAGCTCAATCTGGCCATGGGACGCAACGTCAATACACCTGTTGTGCTTGCCCCGCTTGAGGCGCCCCCGCCCGCAGAAACCCTGCCGTTGGAAGTCCTGATGGAACGCGCTAAAGAGACCAGACCGGACATTACCGCAGCCGAACATAACGTCCTTGCTCTTGAGCAATTAATAGGGGCCGCAAAAGCGGATTACTATCCTCAGGTGAACGCGTTCGCGCATTACGACGTCGACACGGAAGATTTTTCCGACACCAGTGACAGTTGGATGGTCGGAGTAGGCGTTAGCCTCTCTTTGTTTGATGGGTTCCTCACGCGCTCGAATGTACAGCAGAGGCGCGCTCAGCTCCGCGAGGCCCAGGCGCAGCGTGATAAACTCGTTCTCCACGTGGAGAATGATGTAAAGTCCGCCTACCTGGCGCGGTCCGAAGCACTGCTACGACTCGATGTGCTGCAGGAAATAATCGCCGAGGCCGAGGAAAATCTGAGGATCGTATCGGAGCGGTACTCCGAAGGCATGGCGCTGGTTACCGACCTGCTGGATGCGGAAGTCGCGCTCACCAACGCGCGCCTCCAGAGACTGGCGGCGCAGTATCAATACCGGATTGCTGCGGCGGCGCTCGAGCGCGCCATCGGCGGATTCGCCGCTGGAGGAATTTGA
- a CDS encoding RnfABCDGE type electron transport complex subunit D: MDRQLVVTTPPHIRSAASVNRIMADVHIALAPVTIAGVYLFGFRSAVLLAVSVLAAVVTEAAIEKILKWDVTIGDYSAALTGLFVGLVLPPGAPLWLGAIGSAFSIAVAKMAFGGLGKNIFNPALAGRVMLLAAWPIAMTKGWLQPLWWRQEGFSFWTLRVADRLGISVDVITSATPLAKGGAPDPYTMMDLFTGRVGGCIGETSAAALLIGGAYLIYRRLIYWQLPASFIATTGILMWAFGGQQGLFTGDFMMHVLAGGLILGAFFMATDMVTSPITIRGQLIMGIGCGAITALVRLKGGPPEGVSYSILIMNAFTPLIDKYTVPRPFGEKVS; encoded by the coding sequence CTGGATCGCCAACTTGTCGTTACAACGCCGCCTCATATCCGCTCGGCTGCATCAGTCAACCGGATCATGGCCGACGTGCACATCGCGCTTGCCCCCGTCACCATTGCGGGCGTATACCTGTTCGGATTCCGGTCGGCGGTTCTGCTGGCGGTTTCGGTCCTTGCAGCCGTCGTTACGGAAGCGGCCATCGAGAAAATCCTCAAGTGGGACGTAACGATCGGCGATTACAGCGCCGCTCTGACCGGTCTGTTTGTCGGCTTGGTGCTTCCGCCGGGAGCGCCCCTGTGGCTGGGAGCAATTGGAAGCGCCTTCTCAATCGCCGTCGCCAAGATGGCTTTCGGAGGTCTCGGAAAGAATATCTTCAATCCGGCCCTTGCGGGACGGGTGATGCTCCTTGCAGCTTGGCCGATCGCGATGACGAAGGGCTGGCTCCAACCGCTGTGGTGGCGGCAGGAGGGCTTCTCGTTCTGGACGCTTCGGGTGGCCGACCGGCTCGGCATATCAGTTGACGTTATCACTTCCGCGACTCCGCTGGCCAAAGGAGGCGCACCCGATCCGTACACAATGATGGACCTGTTCACCGGCAGGGTTGGCGGCTGTATCGGAGAGACGTCCGCTGCCGCTCTGCTGATCGGCGGCGCTTACCTGATTTACCGGCGGCTCATTTACTGGCAGTTGCCGGCAAGTTTCATCGCAACCACGGGAATTCTGATGTGGGCATTCGGCGGACAGCAGGGACTGTTTACGGGCGATTTCATGATGCATGTGCTGGCAGGCGGTCTTATTCTCGGAGCCTTCTTCATGGCGACAGACATGGTGACTTCTCCCATAACGATCAGGGGACAACTGATCATGGGCATCGGGTGCGGCGCAATTACCGCACTTGTGCGGCTGAAGGGAGGGCCGCCGGAAGGCGTTTCCTATTCAATCCTCATCATGAACGCCTTTACTCCGCTGATTGATAAATACACGGTGCCGCGCCCATTTGGAGAGAAAGTTTCGTGA
- a CDS encoding efflux RND transporter permease subunit, translating into MSNEGAHKKSDRPQPSVLSKIVETFIDSNFSLILIIVSLVLGVAALLVTPREEDPQIVVPLADVYVQFPGASAEEVEQLVSTRLEKLLWQIDGVEYVYSMSQDDMAVMTVRFFVGEDREDSLIKLYNKIQQNVDLVPPGVTGWVVKPVEIDDVPIVMLAFYGAEASSHDLRRVAEEVIDRLQAVEDSARTYTVGGMERQIRVHLNPGKLAARNLTPLEVAGALKAANVTLAAGSFAQDNEERLVRGGIFLNSVEDVRELVVGAHEGRPVYLQDVAQISDGAAQPDFYTRIGFGPAAKFKNVPEEFRSASTLPAVTLAVAKKRGTNAVWVADEVLQQIESMKGNVIPDDVRVLVTRNYGETANDKVNELVEGLAVAIIIVIALIGLMLGWREALIIATAVPISFFLTLFFNMLFGYTINRVTLFALMVSLGLVVDDPITDVENIYRYFKMRLYPPKESVLVAVNEVRPPIIMSTLTIIVSFLPMSFITGMMGPYMRPMALNVPLAVLMSTVVAFTITPWMSYYVLRGDYGKVEEEPFDIKKSRLYAVYSRLIGPFLRSRALSWMFLGAVLLLFLVSASLAAFGLVPLKMLPFDNKNELQLVLDLPEGTTLEETDRAVRDFEQYLRGVAEVTDFESYVGLASPMDFNGMVRHYYLRRSPNLADLRINLVHKKKRQQQSHDIGLRLRDDLQKIADRHGALMKIVEVPPGPPVISTLVGELYAEPWHSYEDIIAAASIVRERMAQEAGVVDVDDTVEADQRLYTFVLDKEKASLNGISTVHVAQTLRLALQGEEAGTLHVPTERNPLRIILRLTRADRSSTESLSRLYVKGTHGNLVQLSELGRFIENEISKTIYHKNLERVSYVFGEMAGRSPTEAIFNLQSHFKKNPLPEGLRIVWSGEGEWKITIQVFRDLGIAFGAALIGIYILLVLQTNSFFMPLIIMTAIPLTIIGIMPGFWLLNALAGGQVGGYGTPIFFTATAMIGMIALAGIVVRNSIILIDFVQNSVAAGMPLREALMESGAVRFRPILLTAGTTLLGNIVITLDPIFSGLAWAIIFGIFASTAFTLLVIPIVYNLVYSRRTIRQKE; encoded by the coding sequence ATGAGTAACGAAGGCGCTCACAAAAAATCCGATCGGCCGCAGCCCTCGGTCCTCAGCAAAATCGTCGAGACGTTCATCGATTCGAACTTCTCGCTCATCCTGATTATTGTTTCCCTCGTCCTCGGAGTCGCCGCGCTGCTGGTGACGCCGCGCGAGGAAGACCCGCAGATCGTCGTTCCGCTTGCCGATGTATACGTTCAGTTCCCGGGCGCAAGCGCGGAGGAGGTCGAGCAGCTTGTTTCGACCCGGTTGGAGAAATTACTGTGGCAAATAGACGGAGTCGAATACGTCTATTCGATGTCCCAGGACGATATGGCAGTAATGACCGTCCGCTTCTTCGTCGGCGAGGATCGCGAAGACAGCCTCATCAAGCTCTACAACAAAATCCAGCAGAATGTCGATCTCGTGCCGCCGGGCGTAACCGGATGGGTGGTTAAGCCCGTCGAGATCGACGATGTCCCCATCGTCATGCTCGCCTTTTACGGGGCCGAAGCCTCCTCTCACGATCTGCGCCGGGTCGCCGAAGAGGTTATCGACCGGCTCCAGGCGGTTGAGGATTCCGCGCGCACCTACACTGTGGGAGGAATGGAGCGGCAGATCAGGGTGCATCTGAACCCCGGCAAGCTGGCCGCGCGTAACCTCACCCCGCTCGAAGTCGCCGGCGCGCTGAAAGCCGCAAACGTAACGCTCGCGGCCGGCTCGTTCGCCCAGGATAACGAAGAGCGGCTCGTGCGCGGCGGTATCTTCCTGAATTCGGTCGAAGACGTGCGCGAGCTCGTGGTCGGAGCGCATGAGGGACGCCCCGTGTATCTGCAAGACGTGGCGCAGATAAGCGACGGGGCCGCCCAGCCGGATTTCTACACGCGCATCGGATTCGGCCCCGCCGCCAAATTCAAGAACGTGCCGGAAGAGTTCAGGTCGGCCTCCACACTGCCGGCGGTTACCCTGGCTGTTGCGAAGAAACGGGGAACCAATGCGGTCTGGGTCGCCGACGAAGTCCTGCAGCAGATCGAGTCAATGAAAGGCAATGTCATTCCCGACGACGTGCGCGTACTGGTCACCCGCAATTACGGCGAGACGGCAAACGATAAAGTGAACGAACTGGTCGAGGGACTCGCGGTTGCGATTATCATCGTGATCGCTCTCATCGGGCTGATGTTGGGCTGGCGCGAAGCGCTTATCATCGCGACGGCCGTGCCGATAAGCTTCTTCCTCACTCTGTTCTTCAACATGCTGTTTGGGTACACGATCAACCGGGTCACATTGTTTGCCCTGATGGTTTCGCTCGGCCTCGTCGTTGACGACCCGATCACCGACGTCGAGAATATCTACCGCTACTTCAAGATGCGTCTCTACCCGCCGAAGGAGTCGGTGCTGGTCGCAGTGAATGAAGTACGTCCGCCAATCATCATGTCCACCCTTACCATTATCGTCTCGTTTCTGCCCATGTCGTTTATCACCGGAATGATGGGGCCCTACATGCGGCCGATGGCGCTCAATGTGCCGCTCGCGGTGCTCATGTCCACGGTGGTCGCCTTCACGATAACGCCCTGGATGTCCTACTACGTGCTCAGAGGCGACTATGGCAAGGTCGAGGAGGAACCCTTCGATATAAAGAAGAGCCGGCTTTATGCCGTCTACAGCCGCCTCATCGGACCGTTCCTCAGGTCGCGCGCGCTCAGTTGGATGTTCCTCGGAGCCGTCCTGCTGCTGTTCCTTGTCTCGGCCTCGCTCGCGGCTTTTGGACTCGTCCCGCTCAAGATGCTTCCGTTCGACAACAAGAACGAACTGCAACTGGTCCTCGATCTGCCCGAAGGCACAACTCTCGAGGAGACCGATCGCGCCGTGCGCGACTTCGAGCAATATCTGAGGGGCGTGGCCGAGGTGACCGATTTCGAGAGCTACGTCGGACTGGCCTCGCCCATGGATTTCAACGGGATGGTGCGCCACTACTACCTGCGCCGATCCCCCAATCTGGCCGACCTGCGGATCAACCTGGTCCACAAGAAAAAGCGGCAACAACAAAGCCATGACATCGGGTTGCGCCTGCGGGACGACCTGCAGAAGATCGCCGACCGGCACGGCGCCCTCATGAAAATCGTGGAGGTGCCGCCCGGCCCTCCCGTTATCTCGACGCTCGTCGGCGAGCTCTACGCGGAACCGTGGCATTCATACGAAGATATTATTGCGGCGGCATCGATCGTGCGCGAGCGGATGGCGCAGGAAGCAGGCGTTGTGGACGTCGACGACACGGTCGAAGCCGATCAAAGGCTTTACACATTTGTCCTCGACAAGGAGAAAGCGAGCCTTAATGGAATAAGCACGGTGCACGTCGCGCAGACGCTTCGGCTCGCGCTACAGGGAGAAGAAGCCGGCACTCTCCACGTGCCGACCGAGCGAAACCCGTTGAGAATCATCTTGAGGCTGACCAGAGCCGACCGTTCGAGCACCGAAAGCCTGAGCCGGCTGTACGTGAAAGGTACTCACGGAAACCTGGTGCAACTGAGCGAACTCGGGCGCTTCATTGAAAATGAAATCAGCAAGACAATCTATCACAAGAACTTGGAGCGCGTCTCTTACGTATTCGGCGAGATGGCCGGACGCAGCCCGACCGAAGCTATCTTCAATTTGCAGTCTCACTTCAAGAAGAACCCGTTGCCTGAAGGCCTCCGCATCGTCTGGAGTGGAGAGGGCGAATGGAAAATCACCATTCAGGTGTTTCGCGATCTCGGCATCGCCTTTGGAGCGGCGCTCATCGGCATCTACATCCTGCTCGTTCTGCAGACCAACTCCTTCTTCATGCCGCTCATCATCATGACCGCCATCCCGCTCACCATAATCGGCATCATGCCGGGTTTCTGGCTGCTCAATGCGTTAGCGGGCGGCCAGGTCGGCGGGTACGGCACCCCCATCTTCTTTACGGCAACCGCCATGATCGGAATGATTGCGCTGGCGGGCATTGTCGTGCGCAATTCGATCATCCTTATAGATTTCGTCCAGAACTCGGTCGCGGCAGGCATGCCGCTCCGCGAGGCTCTGATGGAATCGGGCGCCGTCAGGTTCCGCCCCATCCTCCTCACCGCGGGCACAACGCTTCTGGGAAACATTGTCATCACGCTCGACCCGATTTTCAGCGGACTCGCCTGGGCGATCATCTTCGGCATCTTCGCATCGACCGCCTTCACGCTCCTCGTGATCCCGATCGTCTATAATCTCGTCTATTCCCGGCGCACGATCCGGCAGAAGGAATGA
- a CDS encoding efflux RND transporter periplasmic adaptor subunit produces the protein MRKSRSPTRASRDWRRSINTGLLRRRSSAPSADSPLEEFEMKIKQYYQRYGRRTAAAAGALLILILMFLYLTGNLSGEPKITPSTKEAPPSPSVAGEIVTVKTMVIPVEIEAVGAVDARETAQVSSRTMALITRIYAAAGDVVKKGQPLVELDARDAQAQLAQAREALASAQAELERTRLDAGRIERLHEKQAATRSEYDAAQAALTMAQAQVDSAKARVREAEVSLSFTKIEAPLSGKVIDRLADPGDMAVPGQPILGLYDPSSLRLEVIVPERLVSQVQPGRRVRASIDALDLQFEAEITQVVPSSDVQSRSFIVRVPLPQKNDAFPGMYGRIWIPSGSTEALLIPQEAVRRVGQLEMVTVVEDGAARTRTVKTGKKYPQGVEVLSGLEPGEQVVLPQKDS, from the coding sequence ATGCGGAAGTCGCGCTCACCAACGCGCGCCTCCAGAGACTGGCGGCGCAGTATCAATACCGGATTGCTGCGGCGGCGCTCGAGCGCGCCATCGGCGGATTCGCCGCTGGAGGAATTTGAAATGAAGATCAAGCAGTATTATCAACGGTACGGGAGAAGGACGGCTGCCGCTGCAGGCGCTTTGCTGATACTGATTCTGATGTTCTTGTATCTGACCGGTAATCTCTCGGGTGAACCGAAAATAACGCCATCAACGAAAGAAGCGCCACCCTCCCCTTCCGTTGCCGGTGAAATCGTAACAGTGAAAACGATGGTTATCCCCGTCGAAATCGAGGCCGTTGGCGCCGTCGACGCCCGAGAAACGGCGCAGGTTTCGAGCAGGACGATGGCGCTCATAACAAGAATCTATGCCGCCGCAGGCGACGTCGTGAAAAAAGGTCAGCCGCTGGTCGAGTTGGACGCGCGCGATGCGCAGGCCCAACTGGCTCAGGCGCGCGAGGCGCTCGCATCGGCGCAGGCCGAACTCGAACGCACCCGGCTTGATGCGGGACGGATCGAGCGGCTCCACGAGAAACAGGCTGCCACGCGCAGCGAGTACGATGCGGCACAGGCCGCTCTCACCATGGCCCAAGCGCAAGTCGATTCCGCAAAGGCGCGGGTGCGAGAGGCGGAAGTTTCTCTTTCCTTTACCAAAATAGAGGCTCCGCTTTCCGGAAAGGTAATCGACCGCCTGGCCGATCCCGGCGATATGGCGGTCCCGGGCCAGCCGATCCTCGGCCTGTATGATCCCTCGAGTCTGCGCCTCGAGGTCATCGTTCCCGAACGACTCGTATCGCAGGTGCAGCCCGGCCGCCGCGTTCGAGCGTCAATCGACGCGCTCGACCTGCAGTTCGAGGCTGAAATAACCCAGGTTGTCCCCTCATCCGATGTGCAAAGCCGATCCTTCATTGTGCGCGTCCCGCTGCCGCAAAAAAATGACGCCTTCCCGGGAATGTATGGCCGCATCTGGATTCCTTCAGGCTCGACCGAGGCCCTTCTGATCCCGCAAGAGGCCGTCCGGCGGGTAGGACAATTGGAGATGGTGACAGTTGTCGAGGATGGCGCAGCACGCACCCGCACCGTCAAAACGGGCAAGAAGTACCCCCAAGGCGTTGAAGTTCTATCCGGCCTTGAGCCCGGCGAGCAGGTCGTGCTCCCGCAGAAAGATTCATGA
- a CDS encoding ABC transporter permease subunit: protein MAGFPVLESRANRNGDAAAGPDRQDQLYAHCHIRVQQEAGACATVHRFRLLRYRKTHFRKMGLCHERRASPRIGAPCPNRRRLHSAGELVMSLENLTAPSEQAAGTIKSTWRRKLPFLLPMVFVVVFYALIIVFTYKEYPPVSMLRMLLTSEVLHAVFLSLATATAASIVAFMLGVPSAYFLARSEFPGKKFVDALLDIPVVLSPIAIGALLLVAFSSSEGRWLQEHVGEVVFELPGIIIAQATIVTALAIRLMKGAFESIPVRYEKVARSLGCSEWMAFRKVVLPLSRNGLTASAIVVWARAIGEFGATVTLAGATTGKTATIPTAIYLGFASADITRALTLVAILMFISATTLIGLRQVAGRALEL, encoded by the coding sequence ATGGCGGGTTTTCCAGTACTGGAATCCCGGGCAAATAGAAACGGTGATGCTGCAGCCGGACCAGATCGTCAGGATCAGCTATATGCCCATTGCCATATCCGCGTTCAGCAAGAAGCGGGCGCTTGCGCAACAGTTCATCGATTTCGCCTGCTCCGATACCGGAAAACGCATTTTCGAAAAATGGGGCTATGTCACGAACGAAGAGCAAGCCCGCGCATTGGCGCCCCATGCCCGAATAGGCGGCGACTACATTCTGCCGGAGAGCTGGTGATGTCGCTGGAGAATCTCACCGCGCCATCAGAGCAAGCGGCCGGAACAATTAAATCAACATGGCGGCGAAAACTGCCGTTCCTGCTTCCCATGGTTTTCGTTGTCGTTTTTTATGCGCTCATCATCGTGTTCACGTACAAAGAGTATCCGCCGGTCTCGATGCTGCGGATGCTTCTGACGTCGGAGGTTCTTCACGCGGTCTTTCTGAGCCTTGCGACCGCGACGGCCGCGAGCATCGTGGCATTTATGCTCGGGGTGCCGTCGGCATATTTTCTCGCGCGTTCGGAATTTCCCGGAAAGAAGTTTGTCGACGCACTGCTGGACATCCCCGTGGTTCTCTCCCCCATCGCCATCGGCGCGCTGCTCCTGGTCGCCTTCAGCAGTTCCGAGGGGAGATGGCTGCAGGAACACGTGGGCGAAGTCGTCTTCGAGTTGCCGGGAATTATCATTGCGCAGGCGACCATCGTTACCGCTCTTGCGATTCGCCTGATGAAAGGAGCATTTGAGTCGATCCCGGTCCGGTATGAAAAGGTAGCCCGCTCGCTCGGCTGCTCCGAGTGGATGGCCTTCCGGAAAGTCGTCCTGCCGCTTTCGAGGAACGGGCTGACGGCCTCAGCGATTGTGGTCTGGGCCCGAGCGATTGGCGAGTTCGGCGCAACGGTGACTCTCGCCGGCGCGACCACAGGCAAGACGGCCACTATTCCGACAGCCATCTATCTGGGTTTCGCGAGCGCAGATATCACGCGGGCGCTGACACTGGTGGCGATTCTGATGTTCATTTCCGCAACCACATTGATAGGACTGCGCCAAGTGGCGGGTAGAGCGCTCGAGTTATGA